One Mycolicibacterium crocinum DNA window includes the following coding sequences:
- a CDS encoding class I SAM-dependent methyltransferase → MGIRPLWRIPGIVLRERFHSPGRERIPEPMVMDDAESVAFFHAGGAANPGMRAVYDLCARSIDTMLPRGGRLLDLGIGSGRALSAVLRRRTDITAVGVDLAPNMLATAGDLFAAEGLDGRVELVQADITALPASLAGAPWDAISCMWTLHQLPDADVLSAALRQIAAVRRDSGASLWISDFARLRDPSACPAMLQCVDPDSPMGLRQDAIASEAAAFTREELSAALAVAGLGGLSSGHATPLPYLQAYWMFGAKGEQAPAGKRPAQLHGQARREAALLRWGFTAKPF, encoded by the coding sequence ATGGGGATTCGACCGCTGTGGCGGATACCGGGCATCGTCCTGCGGGAGCGCTTCCATTCGCCGGGGCGCGAACGGATTCCCGAACCGATGGTGATGGACGACGCCGAATCCGTTGCCTTCTTTCACGCCGGCGGTGCGGCCAACCCCGGTATGCGAGCTGTGTATGACCTGTGTGCCCGCTCGATCGACACGATGCTGCCGCGGGGCGGGCGGTTGCTCGACCTCGGCATCGGCTCCGGGCGTGCGCTGAGCGCAGTGCTGCGACGGCGCACGGACATCACCGCGGTCGGTGTCGACCTGGCGCCCAACATGCTGGCGACCGCCGGGGATCTGTTCGCCGCCGAAGGCCTCGACGGGCGAGTGGAATTGGTACAGGCCGACATCACCGCGTTGCCCGCTTCACTTGCGGGTGCGCCGTGGGATGCGATCTCGTGCATGTGGACTCTGCATCAGTTGCCCGACGCCGATGTCCTGAGCGCCGCGCTGCGGCAGATCGCCGCGGTCCGGCGCGACAGCGGTGCCTCGCTGTGGATCTCCGATTTCGCGCGGCTGCGTGATCCGTCGGCCTGCCCAGCCATGTTGCAGTGTGTGGACCCCGATTCGCCGATGGGTCTGCGGCAGGACGCGATCGCCAGTGAGGCGGCGGCGTTCACCCGTGAAGAACTGTCGGCGGCTCTGGCTGTGGCGGGGCTGGGCGGGTTGAGCTCCGGTCACGCCACGCCGCTGCCGTACCTGCAGGCGTACTGGATGTTCGGCGCGAAGGGTGAACAGGCTCCCGCGGGCAAGCGGCCCGCGCAGCTTCACGGTCAGGCGCGGCGGGAGGCGGCGCTGTTGCGGTGGGGTTTCACCGCTAAGCCGTTCTGA
- a CDS encoding cytochrome P450 translates to MTQAPSSGGLDSLPLAPVNPMPLRQRLKAVKEFSTGTERLRDAGGPVTRFTVGPRWLMPPMVLVTSPGALRDVLSIKDGSVDKTSPVFDEMRRIIGANLADLPYEPWRPRRRTIQPVFTKQRVREFGGHMAQAADSVCTAWPDGGEVDLDAESRALTLRALGLSVLGMDLEARADDVAEPLRIALSYAISRATRPVRAPRWLPTPARRRAREASAKLHRLAGDIVSECRRDPNRVAPLVHALIAAEDPETGKRLSDSEICDEIIIFLFAGHDTTATTLAYALWALGHDPACQDRVVAEVAALPDRPLNPDDLPNLGYTAQVVRESLRLCPPAPTGTRMACRDLEVGGYRVEAGTMVVLGRMAVQRDPALWDDPLRFNPDRFAPDAVKKLERWQYIPFGGGPRSCIGDHFAMLEVTLALASIIRQVDIASLEADFPLALHFTMIAGAPIRARIRKR, encoded by the coding sequence GTGACACAGGCCCCTTCCAGCGGTGGCCTCGACTCGTTGCCGTTGGCGCCGGTCAATCCGATGCCCTTGCGCCAGCGGCTGAAAGCGGTGAAGGAATTCAGCACCGGCACCGAGCGGCTGCGCGACGCCGGCGGACCTGTCACACGGTTCACGGTGGGCCCGCGCTGGCTGATGCCACCGATGGTTCTCGTCACCTCGCCGGGCGCGTTGCGCGATGTCCTCAGCATCAAGGACGGTTCGGTGGACAAGACCAGCCCGGTCTTCGACGAGATGCGCCGGATCATCGGCGCCAACCTGGCCGACCTTCCCTACGAACCGTGGCGACCACGACGGCGCACGATCCAGCCCGTCTTCACCAAGCAGCGGGTCCGCGAGTTCGGCGGACACATGGCCCAAGCCGCCGACTCGGTGTGCACCGCTTGGCCCGACGGCGGCGAGGTGGACCTCGACGCCGAATCCCGCGCGCTCACGCTAAGGGCTCTTGGACTTTCGGTGCTCGGGATGGATCTCGAGGCGCGCGCCGACGATGTCGCCGAACCCTTGCGCATCGCACTGTCGTACGCGATCTCCCGCGCCACCCGTCCGGTCCGCGCTCCCCGTTGGCTGCCCACACCGGCGCGTCGCCGAGCACGCGAGGCAAGCGCGAAACTGCATCGTCTCGCCGGCGATATCGTCAGCGAATGCCGACGTGACCCGAACCGGGTCGCACCGCTGGTCCACGCCCTCATCGCCGCAGAAGACCCGGAAACGGGAAAACGGCTGTCCGACAGCGAGATCTGCGATGAGATCATCATCTTCCTGTTCGCCGGTCACGACACCACAGCAACAACCCTCGCCTACGCACTGTGGGCACTCGGCCACGATCCCGCCTGTCAGGACCGCGTCGTCGCCGAGGTGGCGGCCCTGCCCGATCGGCCACTGAACCCGGACGACCTGCCCAACCTGGGCTATACCGCACAGGTGGTGCGCGAGTCGCTGCGGCTGTGCCCGCCGGCACCGACCGGGACCCGGATGGCCTGCCGCGACCTCGAAGTCGGCGGTTACCGGGTGGAAGCCGGCACCATGGTGGTGCTCGGCAGGATGGCCGTCCAGCGCGATCCAGCGCTGTGGGACGATCCGCTGCGGTTCAACCCCGACCGGTTCGCCCCGGACGCTGTCAAGAAACTTGAACGCTGGCAGTACATTCCGTTCGGAGGCGGCCCGCGCTCGTGCATCGGCGACCACTTCGCCATGCTGGAGGTCACACTCGCCCTGGCAAGCATCATCCGCCAGGTGGACATCGCCTCGCTGGAGGCGGACTTCCCTCTTGCCTTGCATTTCACGATGATCGCCGGCGCGCCGATCCGCGCCCGAATCCGAAAGCGCTGA
- a CDS encoding nuclear transport factor 2 family protein, protein MSDSAQAITNLLYVYAELIDAGDLDGVADLFAHGRICGVENGPPETVFEGRDRVREMYEMATRLYEDGTPKTKHNTSNVQLYIDDEAGTARSRSYYCVTQATPDLPLQVIVTGHYHDTFQRVDGQWWFDSRTMFVDQVGDVSHHLKF, encoded by the coding sequence ATGAGTGACAGTGCGCAGGCGATCACCAATCTCCTTTACGTATATGCCGAGCTGATCGACGCCGGCGACCTCGACGGGGTCGCCGACCTGTTCGCGCATGGCCGGATCTGCGGTGTGGAGAACGGTCCGCCCGAGACCGTCTTCGAAGGCCGGGACCGGGTCCGCGAGATGTACGAGATGGCGACCCGCCTCTACGAAGACGGCACGCCGAAGACCAAGCACAACACCAGCAATGTCCAGCTGTACATCGACGACGAGGCCGGCACGGCCCGCAGCAGGTCCTATTACTGCGTCACCCAGGCCACGCCCGATCTTCCTCTGCAGGTGATCGTCACCGGCCACTATCACGACACCTTCCAGCGGGTAGACGGCCAGTGGTGGTTCGACTCGCGCACCATGTTCGTCGACCAGGTCGGCGACGTGAGCCACCATCTGAAGTTCTGA
- a CDS encoding SDR family NAD(P)-dependent oxidoreductase — protein sequence MLRRVTQWAPTRLGNLTGKRIIVTGATNGVGLGTTRALARAGAHVIMAVRNTELGAQRAAEIDGSTEVIELDLADLGSVRGFGDRLDGDVDILINNAGALTDKRRETVDGFEMTMGTNVLGPFALTNLLFGRIRSQIINVSSDGHRQATLRLDDMHLRRAKWTSMGAYTHSKLAMMLWGLELDRRLRAADSGVVTQLVHPGWVASNLTHTSDSPLMSLVHKVAKGAADRFANDIDEGAAPTLYCISEPIPPGSYVGVSARLALRGEPALIGRSPKACDYDAAARVVQFAEKETGTTIPV from the coding sequence ATGCTCCGCCGCGTGACGCAGTGGGCGCCGACCCGGCTCGGCAATCTGACCGGCAAACGGATCATCGTGACGGGCGCGACCAACGGCGTGGGGCTGGGCACGACGAGGGCGCTCGCCCGCGCGGGCGCCCACGTCATCATGGCCGTCCGCAACACCGAGCTGGGCGCCCAGCGTGCCGCCGAGATCGACGGGTCCACCGAGGTGATCGAGCTGGATCTGGCCGACCTCGGGTCGGTCCGCGGTTTCGGCGACAGGCTCGACGGCGACGTCGACATCCTGATCAACAACGCCGGCGCACTGACCGACAAGCGCCGCGAGACCGTCGACGGTTTCGAGATGACGATGGGCACCAACGTGCTCGGCCCGTTCGCCCTGACGAACCTGCTGTTCGGCCGGATCCGTTCGCAGATCATCAACGTCTCCTCCGATGGCCATCGCCAGGCGACCCTTCGCCTCGACGACATGCACCTGCGCCGCGCCAAGTGGACCTCGATGGGCGCGTACACGCATTCCAAGCTCGCGATGATGCTGTGGGGTCTCGAACTCGACCGGCGTCTGCGCGCCGCCGACTCTGGCGTCGTCACCCAGCTGGTCCACCCCGGTTGGGTCGCCTCCAACCTGACGCACACCAGCGATTCACCGTTGATGTCCTTGGTCCACAAGGTCGCCAAAGGTGCGGCCGATCGGTTCGCCAATGACATCGACGAGGGCGCGGCTCCCACGCTCTACTGCATCAGCGAGCCGATCCCGCCGGGCAGCTACGTCGGGGTCAGCGCCCGGCTGGCGCTGCGCGGCGAGCCGGCGTTGATCGGCCGCTCACCCAAGGCCTGCGACTACGACGCGGCCGCCAGGGTGGTGCAGTTCGCCGAAAAAGAAACAGGCACAACGATTCCCGTCTAG
- a CDS encoding sulfotransferase family protein: protein MADTGTFAMAGVLADAQRKEGLTEWGPGEFEEPLGVLLDDYPSAGLNAIGEHILRSGIVHSLRMRLRTQEWIRRHPEILDEQIEAPIVVVGMMRSGTTLLQRLLAADTRLHCARGWEVVEAAPKLDYDFTGTDPRIAISEARENKSRELAPELFAIHPMYASEAEEEIVFLADAFLSHVPESGANLPHYRSWLDTQDFAPAYAYLHRMLRFLQWQKRRRGVTAGRWVLKSPAHLGYLDTLRAEFPDVHVVHMHRNPRTTVASGASLNATLHAMHADSVDPRRVGAQWLERMGWTNDRAMAVRGELDESLWVTDIQYEDAVADPIGQVRRVYDAIGMELTDTAVTAMNEWLANRPREVARPPYGLPTYGLTDEQVDERFSLYNKRFRKDYQ, encoded by the coding sequence ATGGCTGACACGGGCACCTTTGCGATGGCGGGCGTCCTGGCCGACGCGCAGCGCAAAGAGGGACTGACCGAGTGGGGGCCCGGGGAGTTCGAGGAGCCGCTGGGCGTCCTGCTCGACGACTATCCCAGTGCGGGGCTCAACGCGATCGGGGAGCACATCCTGCGGTCTGGCATCGTGCACAGCCTCCGGATGCGGCTGCGGACGCAGGAGTGGATCCGCCGTCATCCCGAGATCCTCGACGAGCAGATCGAGGCGCCCATCGTCGTCGTCGGGATGATGCGCAGCGGCACCACGCTGCTGCAACGCCTGCTGGCCGCCGACACCCGGCTGCACTGCGCCCGCGGCTGGGAGGTGGTCGAAGCCGCACCCAAACTCGACTACGACTTCACCGGCACCGACCCGCGCATCGCGATCAGTGAAGCGAGGGAGAACAAGTCCCGGGAGCTGGCCCCCGAACTGTTCGCCATCCACCCGATGTACGCGTCGGAAGCCGAAGAGGAGATCGTCTTCCTGGCCGACGCGTTTCTCTCGCATGTGCCGGAGTCGGGCGCGAACCTGCCCCACTATCGATCATGGTTGGACACACAGGATTTCGCACCCGCATACGCCTATCTGCATCGGATGTTGCGATTCCTGCAGTGGCAGAAACGTCGCCGGGGCGTGACCGCAGGCCGCTGGGTTCTGAAATCGCCTGCCCATCTCGGCTACCTCGACACCCTGCGCGCCGAGTTCCCCGATGTGCACGTGGTGCACATGCATCGCAACCCGCGCACCACCGTCGCCTCCGGCGCCAGCCTGAATGCGACCTTGCACGCCATGCACGCCGACTCTGTCGACCCCAGGCGGGTGGGGGCGCAGTGGCTGGAACGGATGGGCTGGACCAACGACCGGGCGATGGCGGTGCGCGGCGAGCTCGATGAATCGTTATGGGTCACCGACATCCAGTACGAGGACGCAGTCGCCGACCCGATCGGTCAGGTGCGGCGGGTGTACGACGCAATCGGCATGGAGCTGACGGACACCGCCGTGACCGCGATGAACGAGTGGCTGGCCAACCGACCGCGCGAGGTGGCGCGCCCGCCCTACGGCCTGCCGACCTACGGCCTCACCGACGAGCAAGTGGACGAGCGTTTCTCGCTGTACAACAAGCGCTTTCGAAAGGACTACCAATGA